Proteins encoded within one genomic window of Candidatus Desulfarcum epimagneticum:
- a CDS encoding conserved hypothetical protein (Evidence 4 : Unknown function but conserved in other organisms), with protein MKNQMERKHSDDGDRHIQAVFGGQSWSVSPDKKSKGRPCVWTHTGRGKFKSCNNFYDCPSCKYDHAMNKRVEEGKQQSWQDAMRARPAMDRVCRHTLAGRIETRVCAYNYECKACDFDQFFEETWSAKTKRVPSEIQRVRGFDVPMGHYYHDGHTWARIESGGNIRVGLDDFALKLLGEADALDLPLMGKELDQGTPNWGFKRRERHADVLSPVDGVILEVNPKVRENPGVANRDPFGDGWLFLVKTPHVKKTIKNLMDDTRGMEWISSEVSDLEGMIEETAGPMAADGGVLGPDIYGALPDLGWKNLASRFLKT; from the coding sequence ATGAAAAATCAGATGGAAAGAAAACACAGCGACGACGGCGACAGACACATCCAGGCGGTTTTCGGCGGACAGAGCTGGAGTGTTTCCCCGGACAAAAAATCCAAGGGCCGCCCGTGCGTGTGGACGCATACCGGGCGGGGGAAATTCAAGAGCTGCAACAATTTTTACGACTGCCCGTCATGCAAATACGACCACGCCATGAACAAACGGGTCGAGGAAGGCAAACAGCAAAGCTGGCAGGACGCCATGAGGGCCCGGCCCGCCATGGACCGGGTGTGCCGCCACACCCTGGCCGGCCGCATCGAGACCCGGGTCTGCGCCTACAATTACGAGTGCAAAGCATGCGATTTCGATCAGTTTTTCGAGGAAACCTGGTCGGCGAAAACCAAAAGGGTCCCCTCTGAGATTCAACGCGTCCGGGGCTTCGATGTCCCCATGGGCCACTACTATCACGACGGCCACACCTGGGCCCGGATCGAAAGCGGCGGGAACATCCGGGTGGGGCTGGACGATTTCGCGTTGAAACTTTTGGGAGAGGCCGACGCCCTGGACCTTCCCCTCATGGGAAAAGAGCTGGACCAGGGGACCCCGAACTGGGGGTTTAAACGAAGGGAGCGCCACGCCGATGTGCTTTCCCCGGTGGACGGCGTGATTCTGGAAGTAAATCCGAAGGTCAGGGAAAACCCCGGCGTGGCCAACCGCGACCCCTTCGGAGACGGATGGCTCTTTCTGGTGAAAACGCCCCATGTCAAAAAAACCATCAAAAATCTCATGGACGACACCCGGGGCATGGAGTGGATCAGCTCGGAGGTCTCGGACCTGGAGGGCATGATCGAGGAGACGGCGGGACCCATGGCCGCCGACGGCGGCGTTCTGGGCCCCGACATCTACGGCGCCCTGCCGGACCTGGGATGGAAAAACCTCGCCTCGCGTTTCTTAAAAACGTGA
- a CDS encoding hypothetical protein (Evidence 5 : Unknown function), translating to MRTGRLLWVVALTAITLCLFFPSISIADVELTVGKPLVSQCDQDVYTVTVTNPAASSQNLTEMVIQADLKTPQFLFSDDSTQITTPANGAQTGADADPAISGNVLTWDIDALFGADVELAPGQQLTVGFNVTYTCAASSSLPVVMLDGQRPRGAPITQEIGNGVIILLPGAVTISTTPATQVMTLEKTPDDDIASWTLEIKNTGIGNIYHIAVSDTLGAGLDYVPGSARINATALTPADVTGGAISWDLSQLTADPDGPSGLSDLDGDGKFNDLPPGESAIIENVQAQIISCADLTNAADVQYGCHGAEICFDTASQGKTSSGSIAVGIVDPSISYTFDPGGLLQNIDYCGDSDDVRIEIANAAGAGQAKNFQFKVDKMPDGYTITDIKPAGVTYDPATGFFSNMGDIDGGQAMTLTFDATWNGAGSPCDTGTSSASLLLTPEYRNVCDEVFFPPTSLGAISLGPRNRMAMSVEKSGPPSVEVGETDIPFTLTATVSGFSENPSFNSGPVSIIDTIPTNYTVADAAGGAVSGNQITWTHTFSQANPTFSRTVLLNATTDPCDAGKIVSNILTVPEITVTDCRGCDYTIGGSSGGLSTMTHYINQDDPDAGASSMDGASKSVAYLSTQSGGQGEACRDIRYTVTYDLSTDASNHWTGFSFKESLTLAQFLRSVDSVTYNGVDYTAHISTTNNSPGDFVVDLSGLEGQAPAPSEGHALVIVFTTGTVNASVGSSIQFSQITAPSSPSGCADQESFQQGAAVSIGEQSMGISVSGPPLIEHCSIHSHTLSVSKNDGFFAYDPKIILNMDPDNDGKPNFGYISGTTAFSGAFVDTADTSFGAFEPAVSGNQLIWDFSAKGSGDFKTVSDITVQLRFTCDERDADTEDDAFSVKMDYNTFCADNNAPRTKSAGDEYNPDSRFIIRPALFPFQSPDPLYVTKEPEPWALNITNGGDGAAYNVAMVTTVGADIVFDSADIPWADKTGQVYTWRFQLAADPDGPGGLDDLDNDGFYDDLAPAETVSVNVNTSFISCDQLGVVIAGYSSCDVAGSNPLTDQWNQTAYCEGSTPFNAVAVMAPPHVTASNAFGGNLALCAEQEVLLTVKNTGLSRVYKVKAKQSLPDTGVSYVTGSSLYDLDADADGAFESTDNPLGDPVSGDGASGNPYIWNEGQIALFDDMPPGAKVRIKYRVKANCDSVNSDLLFGAQAEWQTACDLGESTSMIAAPITLSEMNVEVVKEARNINTGGALTTQGVYGANGDVIEYRATLNSDGQIAAENIRLSDILPDNVLDLSTLTFIQNPADSGTGSAADPLVWNPSNVGKADGSDDGRLNPNSSFTTVFRVTVDQCGAGTGTGTVSYGCNAPGECVVGAPKEASHQLVVTPDLDTPALSVTGSAGAGALTTRGRMEIRIKNNGGAARNLTVTDTLPTGFVIDPSIPATVTNTDTGAGAVDTVTVGGASAVPTLTLTSSTGSGPQTHLLRHGHTATVALHVVQGAHFDTMENPDDTQETVADGLDPAVPANGVNAVSVAFEDTCGAPQTPETQSIPAQPQTPDLDIVILDPSARIVDVGENESFQAQVENRGESTAQNALLTVTIGDGWSGALPVGCSGAIPGTVACALPDIDPGADQTIPFNLTVDNDQNPLTFHARVDGNIVNGADADTGDNYSLDTHRVRVIGYSLTKNLQSCSEADSADPTVWVGEDCVFRVEAKWFGGGDDTISGAVVTDTLPPGQGYVSHTLATGGGFIAGALDGASPAPVASGVLTWEAPDFNNIAGHQTFRADVVVRTLNEPVNSDAAPVDHGTALTDSVDGSFSFQGVSFNSGTNGFPALSGRERTITVSTPDISIDKQVRNVTQAGSFAETAEGDAGDMFEYRLVVSNGAGRAAAYNLALTETLPAKMNLQTFASDGIDNDQDGAVDEGGGGEGNDNGGGSGQSLRFDDSHNSALARLDPGASATLLYRATADGTVLHQEVIVNTAQVTADTLSGVSGGQNAPQGAPGSGSGARVYTASDGATVNIDSILLTATSKAITATSHTPLGGAAPYAGIQNVVIGEEIRYRLRFVVSPSTMNNWTITDTLPAGVMLIQADPIILPAGFSPGGTITPAISGDNRTVTWDMGSQALSGASTDQAITAEFTARIENLAANQAGVSLTNADAKTRHDDVDTLFDDITVSVLEPQMTLDKAGRNITRNDPDFSGLSRPDAGDILEYRITIENGGAHAATGHDVHIQDTLPAHLTYLSTTSAKLNGSDIPGFNPVPAGAPDGPLVWGRGNGDETVDIPPGGAFVLIYQARVKDSVTPALSIDNRVDVDWTSLDGADARERNGDGGVNDYAAGASAPIAVLNSHAMEKVKTFDGFNTSDAWVRVGDKITYEIRFTLQEAVTENVVVTDTLPSDLTFLRTVSIAGDTTAPYAPAAPVSYTPLTDADTPAPGSTGNLTWDFGRIENPGNNTGTDMIVIVYEAQVTDVTAVSHEPLQRELINTARVDYKLWDGSDASALTSAGQVTLAQPRLSVSKTLQTGQSEVVGGGDAVNFRITATNTGQGPAYNIHIRDELPPEMRSATPATQSVLLNGAPATLAPPLYDADSGTLIWILTDTQSLLPGQDLVIDFQAFVNTGVADGLTLENQALADAYFSKPSSDMDHRRQYGATPVSRRDLHTLGTLLTPNHEKTVQAGASLVYPHEIDLKLGGLTGELDISAPSSQGMEWAIYQDSNDNGELDSSDAPWVNGASVNTGRLRFFLKGVVPTNASDGWLDVTRVEASVTAGGVTQTDTVSDVTRVAAPDAGVIAAYKKAAVDRDCDQSLADESVDDRAFSVFKELDAGHCVVYRIRFVNVGSGTVTNIKVHDQTPAFTVYVGGSADYGTTPFGLTKAGITEQPADGGAGQIVWTYSGGLAAGEEGSVTYEVRSAP from the coding sequence GTGAGAACAGGTCGTCTTTTATGGGTTGTGGCGCTTACTGCGATCACCCTCTGTCTTTTTTTTCCTTCAATTTCGATCGCTGATGTGGAATTGACTGTGGGGAAGCCATTGGTGAGTCAGTGTGACCAGGATGTCTATACGGTCACGGTCACGAATCCTGCGGCATCGAGTCAAAACCTGACGGAAATGGTCATTCAGGCTGATTTGAAAACCCCCCAATTCCTTTTTTCGGATGACTCCACACAAATCACGACACCGGCCAATGGCGCTCAAACCGGCGCTGACGCGGATCCCGCTATTTCCGGGAATGTGTTGACATGGGACATTGACGCCTTGTTCGGCGCCGATGTGGAACTGGCGCCGGGCCAGCAATTAACCGTTGGTTTTAATGTCACATATACCTGCGCGGCTTCATCCAGTTTGCCGGTGGTCATGTTGGACGGCCAACGCCCCAGGGGCGCGCCGATCACCCAGGAAATTGGAAACGGGGTTATCATACTCCTGCCGGGGGCCGTCACGATTTCCACCACACCCGCCACCCAGGTCATGACCCTGGAAAAAACACCCGATGATGATATCGCCTCCTGGACCCTGGAGATCAAAAACACAGGTATCGGGAACATTTATCATATTGCCGTATCCGACACACTCGGCGCCGGCCTGGACTATGTCCCGGGCTCAGCCCGGATCAATGCCACGGCGCTGACACCGGCGGATGTGACCGGCGGCGCCATTTCCTGGGACCTGTCCCAGTTAACGGCGGATCCGGACGGACCCTCGGGTTTGAGCGATTTAGACGGTGACGGCAAGTTTAATGATCTGCCTCCCGGTGAATCGGCGATCATTGAAAATGTTCAGGCCCAAATCATTTCCTGCGCAGATTTGACCAATGCCGCTGATGTTCAATACGGGTGTCATGGGGCTGAAATCTGTTTCGACACGGCTTCACAAGGCAAAACCTCTTCCGGAAGCATTGCGGTGGGTATTGTGGATCCGTCTATTTCCTATACATTCGATCCTGGCGGTTTGCTTCAAAATATCGACTACTGCGGCGACTCGGATGATGTCCGAATCGAGATCGCCAATGCCGCGGGCGCCGGGCAGGCCAAAAATTTTCAGTTCAAGGTCGATAAGATGCCGGACGGGTATACGATCACCGATATTAAGCCGGCCGGCGTCACCTATGACCCTGCCACCGGTTTTTTTTCCAACATGGGGGATATTGACGGGGGACAGGCGATGACCCTCACATTTGACGCGACCTGGAACGGCGCGGGCTCCCCATGCGACACAGGGACTTCATCCGCGAGTCTGCTGTTGACCCCGGAATATAGGAATGTCTGCGATGAAGTCTTTTTCCCCCCCACGTCCCTGGGCGCCATCTCCTTAGGACCCCGGAATCGGATGGCCATGTCGGTTGAAAAAAGCGGTCCGCCCAGTGTGGAGGTGGGCGAAACCGATATTCCCTTTACCCTGACGGCGACGGTTTCCGGATTTTCTGAAAATCCCTCGTTTAATTCCGGTCCCGTTTCCATTATCGACACCATCCCCACAAATTATACGGTGGCCGACGCGGCCGGGGGCGCGGTTTCCGGGAATCAGATCACTTGGACTCACACCTTTTCGCAGGCCAATCCCACCTTTTCCAGGACCGTTCTCCTCAATGCCACCACCGATCCATGCGATGCCGGAAAGATCGTCAGCAACATTTTGACGGTTCCCGAAATCACGGTCACCGATTGCCGCGGATGCGATTATACCATCGGCGGTTCGTCCGGCGGTTTGTCCACAATGACCCATTACATCAACCAGGACGACCCGGACGCGGGCGCGTCATCCATGGATGGCGCGTCAAAAAGCGTGGCCTATTTGTCGACGCAAAGCGGGGGACAGGGAGAGGCGTGCCGTGATATCCGTTATACCGTCACTTACGATTTATCCACCGACGCGTCCAATCACTGGACCGGATTTTCTTTTAAGGAGAGCCTGACCCTTGCGCAATTTTTAAGATCAGTTGACAGCGTCACCTATAACGGCGTCGATTATACCGCGCATATATCGACTACCAATAACTCACCCGGTGATTTCGTCGTCGATCTGAGTGGATTGGAAGGCCAGGCCCCGGCGCCCTCCGAGGGTCATGCCCTGGTCATTGTCTTTACAACCGGCACAGTCAACGCCAGCGTGGGGTCGTCCATTCAATTCTCTCAAATCACGGCGCCCTCATCCCCCTCCGGATGCGCGGATCAGGAAAGCTTTCAGCAAGGGGCCGCCGTCTCCATCGGAGAGCAGAGCATGGGGATCAGTGTCAGCGGGCCCCCGCTGATTGAGCATTGCAGTATTCATTCCCACACCCTTTCTGTTTCCAAAAACGATGGTTTTTTCGCCTATGACCCTAAAATCATCCTCAATATGGATCCGGACAATGACGGAAAACCGAATTTCGGATACATCTCGGGGACCACCGCCTTCAGCGGCGCTTTTGTCGATACCGCCGACACATCATTCGGCGCGTTTGAGCCCGCGGTCTCCGGGAATCAATTGATATGGGATTTCAGCGCCAAAGGCTCCGGAGATTTTAAAACCGTCTCCGATATCACCGTTCAGCTGCGATTTACCTGTGATGAGCGGGATGCGGACACGGAGGATGACGCTTTTTCCGTTAAAATGGATTACAACACTTTTTGCGCCGACAACAACGCCCCGCGGACGAAAAGCGCCGGCGACGAATACAACCCGGACTCCCGCTTCATTATCAGGCCCGCGCTGTTCCCGTTTCAATCACCGGATCCATTGTACGTCACCAAAGAACCGGAGCCATGGGCATTGAATATCACCAACGGCGGGGACGGCGCCGCATACAATGTGGCCATGGTCACCACGGTGGGCGCGGATATTGTCTTTGACAGCGCCGACATTCCCTGGGCCGACAAGACCGGCCAGGTGTATACGTGGCGCTTTCAACTGGCCGCGGACCCGGATGGACCCGGGGGACTGGACGATCTTGACAACGATGGGTTTTATGATGATCTGGCTCCGGCCGAGACGGTGTCAGTGAATGTGAACACGTCATTTATCTCCTGCGATCAATTGGGGGTGGTGATCGCCGGTTATTCAAGCTGCGATGTGGCGGGCTCCAACCCATTGACCGACCAGTGGAATCAAACCGCGTATTGTGAGGGGTCAACGCCGTTTAACGCGGTCGCTGTGATGGCGCCCCCCCATGTCACAGCCAGCAATGCCTTTGGCGGCAACCTGGCGTTATGCGCGGAACAAGAGGTTCTTCTCACCGTTAAAAACACCGGATTGAGCCGTGTGTACAAGGTCAAAGCCAAACAATCGCTTCCGGATACCGGGGTGAGCTATGTCACCGGCTCCTCGCTTTACGATCTCGACGCTGACGCGGACGGCGCCTTTGAGTCCACGGACAACCCCCTGGGGGATCCGGTGTCGGGAGACGGCGCATCCGGCAATCCCTATATCTGGAATGAGGGGCAAATCGCGCTCTTTGACGACATGCCCCCCGGGGCCAAGGTCCGAATCAAATATCGTGTCAAGGCAAATTGTGATTCGGTCAACAGCGACTTGCTTTTCGGCGCCCAGGCTGAATGGCAAACCGCGTGTGATTTAGGGGAATCGACATCGATGATTGCCGCGCCGATCACCCTGTCTGAAATGAATGTGGAGGTGGTCAAGGAGGCCAGAAACATCAATACCGGCGGGGCGCTGACCACACAGGGCGTGTATGGGGCCAATGGGGATGTGATTGAATACCGGGCCACCTTAAACAGCGACGGCCAGATTGCCGCCGAGAACATCCGGTTGAGCGATATCCTTCCGGATAATGTCCTGGATTTGTCCACGTTGACCTTTATCCAGAATCCCGCCGATTCAGGGACGGGAAGCGCCGCGGACCCTTTGGTCTGGAATCCTTCCAACGTGGGCAAGGCGGACGGCTCTGATGACGGCAGGTTGAATCCGAACAGCTCCTTTACGACTGTTTTTCGGGTCACGGTGGATCAATGCGGGGCCGGAACCGGAACCGGAACGGTCTCTTACGGATGCAATGCGCCGGGGGAATGCGTGGTGGGAGCCCCGAAGGAAGCCTCGCATCAGCTGGTGGTGACGCCCGATTTGGACACCCCGGCGTTATCGGTGACCGGGAGCGCGGGCGCCGGGGCGTTGACAACCCGCGGGCGGATGGAAATCCGGATTAAAAACAACGGCGGCGCGGCCCGAAACCTGACGGTCACCGACACCCTGCCCACAGGATTTGTCATCGATCCATCGATCCCGGCGACTGTGACGAACACCGACACCGGGGCCGGCGCTGTCGACACCGTCACCGTGGGGGGCGCGTCCGCGGTTCCGACGCTCACCCTGACCAGCTCGACCGGGTCCGGGCCCCAAACCCATCTGCTCCGCCACGGCCACACCGCGACCGTGGCGCTTCATGTGGTCCAGGGCGCTCATTTTGACACCATGGAAAACCCGGACGATACCCAGGAAACCGTGGCCGACGGTCTGGATCCGGCGGTCCCGGCAAATGGCGTCAACGCGGTTTCGGTGGCGTTTGAAGACACCTGCGGCGCCCCCCAGACGCCTGAGACCCAATCGATCCCGGCGCAGCCCCAGACACCCGATCTGGACATCGTGATTCTGGATCCGTCGGCGCGCATTGTGGATGTGGGTGAAAATGAGTCTTTCCAGGCTCAAGTTGAAAACCGGGGGGAATCCACAGCCCAAAACGCTCTGCTCACCGTCACCATCGGCGACGGATGGTCCGGCGCGCTTCCCGTCGGCTGCTCCGGCGCCATACCCGGAACAGTCGCCTGCGCCCTGCCCGATATCGATCCCGGCGCCGATCAGACCATCCCCTTCAATCTGACCGTGGACAATGATCAAAATCCCCTGACGTTTCACGCGCGGGTGGACGGCAATATCGTCAACGGCGCTGATGCGGACACCGGCGACAACTACAGCCTTGACACACATCGCGTCCGGGTGATCGGCTATTCTCTGACCAAAAATCTTCAGTCCTGCTCCGAGGCGGACAGCGCCGATCCCACGGTCTGGGTCGGGGAGGATTGTGTGTTTCGGGTGGAGGCCAAATGGTTCGGCGGCGGTGACGACACCATCAGCGGCGCGGTGGTGACAGACACCCTGCCCCCCGGCCAGGGGTATGTCAGCCACACCCTGGCGACAGGGGGCGGTTTTATTGCCGGCGCGCTGGATGGCGCCTCTCCCGCGCCGGTCGCCTCCGGCGTCCTGACATGGGAGGCTCCCGATTTCAACAACATCGCAGGGCATCAGACATTCCGGGCGGATGTGGTCGTCCGGACTCTGAATGAGCCGGTGAACAGTGACGCCGCGCCGGTGGACCACGGAACAGCGCTGACCGACAGCGTTGACGGTTCTTTTTCATTTCAAGGCGTGTCTTTTAACAGCGGAACCAACGGTTTCCCGGCTCTTTCCGGGCGTGAGCGGACGATCACCGTATCGACGCCCGATATCTCCATTGACAAACAGGTGCGGAATGTGACCCAGGCCGGGTCGTTTGCCGAAACCGCCGAAGGGGACGCGGGGGATATGTTCGAATACCGTCTGGTGGTGTCCAACGGCGCCGGGCGGGCGGCGGCCTACAACCTGGCGCTCACCGAAACCCTTCCGGCCAAGATGAATCTTCAGACGTTTGCCTCAGACGGCATCGACAACGATCAGGACGGCGCCGTCGATGAAGGCGGCGGGGGGGAAGGGAACGATAACGGCGGCGGCTCCGGGCAGAGTCTTCGTTTTGATGACAGCCATAATTCGGCCCTGGCCAGACTCGACCCCGGCGCGTCGGCGACCCTGCTGTATCGCGCGACGGCCGATGGCACGGTTTTGCATCAGGAGGTCATCGTCAATACCGCCCAGGTGACGGCGGACACCCTTTCGGGAGTATCCGGGGGACAAAACGCGCCCCAGGGGGCGCCCGGCTCCGGCTCCGGCGCCCGGGTCTACACCGCCTCCGACGGGGCCACGGTGAATATTGATTCGATTCTGCTGACCGCCACATCCAAAGCGATCACGGCGACCTCTCATACGCCGCTGGGGGGAGCCGCGCCGTACGCGGGGATCCAGAATGTGGTGATCGGCGAGGAGATCCGTTACCGGCTGCGGTTTGTGGTGAGCCCGTCCACCATGAACAACTGGACCATCACCGACACCCTCCCGGCCGGCGTCATGCTGATCCAGGCGGACCCCATCATTCTTCCCGCGGGTTTTTCACCCGGCGGAACCATAACGCCCGCTATCAGCGGGGACAATCGAACGGTGACCTGGGATATGGGGAGTCAGGCGCTTTCCGGGGCATCCACGGATCAGGCCATCACCGCTGAATTCACAGCGCGGATTGAAAACCTTGCCGCCAATCAAGCCGGCGTGAGTCTAACCAACGCAGACGCTAAAACCCGCCATGACGATGTCGACACCCTGTTTGACGATATCACGGTGTCCGTGCTGGAACCGCAAATGACGCTGGACAAAGCCGGGCGCAATATCACCCGAAATGACCCTGATTTTTCAGGGTTGAGCCGCCCGGATGCCGGTGATATCCTGGAATACCGCATCACCATCGAAAACGGGGGCGCCCATGCCGCCACAGGTCATGATGTTCATATTCAGGATACGCTGCCCGCCCATCTCACGTATCTGTCAACCACGAGCGCCAAACTGAACGGCTCCGATATCCCGGGATTTAATCCGGTTCCGGCCGGCGCGCCTGACGGCCCCCTGGTCTGGGGACGGGGAAATGGAGACGAGACTGTGGATATTCCGCCGGGCGGGGCGTTTGTTTTGATCTATCAGGCGCGGGTGAAAGACAGTGTCACCCCGGCCTTGTCCATTGACAACAGGGTTGATGTCGATTGGACGTCCCTTGACGGGGCGGATGCCCGGGAACGGAACGGCGACGGCGGGGTGAATGACTACGCGGCCGGCGCATCGGCGCCCATCGCTGTTTTGAACAGCCATGCCATGGAAAAGGTGAAGACCTTTGACGGATTTAACACCAGTGACGCGTGGGTGCGGGTGGGGGATAAAATCACCTATGAGATTCGCTTCACCCTGCAGGAGGCTGTGACCGAAAATGTGGTGGTGACCGACACATTGCCGTCGGATTTGACATTTTTAAGGACCGTGTCGATCGCCGGAGACACCACCGCGCCTTATGCGCCGGCCGCCCCGGTTTCATATACCCCCCTGACCGACGCCGACACCCCGGCGCCCGGCTCCACCGGGAATTTGACCTGGGATTTCGGCCGGATCGAAAACCCCGGGAACAATACCGGAACAGATATGATTGTCATTGTTTACGAGGCCCAGGTGACAGACGTCACCGCGGTGTCCCATGAGCCATTACAGCGCGAGTTAATCAATACCGCCCGTGTGGACTACAAGTTGTGGGACGGCTCCGACGCGTCGGCTTTGACCAGCGCCGGTCAAGTCACTCTGGCGCAGCCCCGGTTATCGGTGTCAAAGACTTTGCAGACCGGACAATCGGAGGTGGTGGGTGGCGGAGACGCCGTCAATTTTCGTATTACCGCGACCAACACCGGCCAGGGACCGGCATACAACATTCACATCCGGGATGAGCTGCCCCCGGAAATGAGAAGCGCCACGCCCGCGACGCAATCGGTTCTGTTAAACGGCGCGCCGGCCACCCTGGCTCCACCCTTGTATGACGCCGACTCCGGGACGCTGATCTGGATATTGACGGACACGCAGTCTCTTTTGCCGGGGCAGGACCTGGTCATCGATTTCCAGGCCTTTGTCAACACGGGGGTCGCCGACGGTCTGACGCTGGAAAATCAGGCGTTGGCGGACGCCTATTTTTCCAAACCGTCTTCGGACATGGATCACCGCAGACAATACGGCGCCACCCCGGTTTCCCGGCGGGATCTGCACACCCTGGGAACGCTTCTGACGCCGAACCATGAAAAAACCGTTCAGGCCGGCGCTTCCCTGGTGTATCCCCATGAAATTGATTTGAAATTGGGTGGCTTGACCGGCGAGCTGGATATCAGCGCGCCCAGCTCCCAGGGGATGGAATGGGCGATCTACCAGGACAGCAATGATAACGGAGAGCTGGATTCCAGTGACGCCCCATGGGTCAACGGCGCTTCGGTCAATACCGGCAGACTTCGGTTTTTCCTTAAAGGGGTGGTCCCGACCAATGCCTCTGACGGTTGGCTTGATGTCACCCGGGTCGAGGCGAGCGTCACCGCGGGCGGGGTCACACAAACCGATACGGTTTCCGATGTCACGCGCGTCGCCGCTCCGGATGCCGGCGTCATCGCAGCGTATAAGAAAGCCGCTGTTGACCGGGACTGCGATCAGAGTCTGGCGGATGAAAGCGTGGATGATCGCGCCTTTTCCGTTTTTAAAGAGCTTGACGCCGGTCATTGTGTGGTCTATCGAATTCGATTCGTGAATGTGGGCTCCGGCACGGTGACGAACATCAAGGTGCATGATCAGACCCCGGCTTTCACGGTTTATGTGGGCGGCAGCGCCGACTATGGAACCACACCGTTCGGACTGACGAAGGCCGGGATTACGGAACAACCGGCGGACGGCGGCGCCGGACAAATCGTGTGGACCTATAGCGGCGGGCTGGCCGCGGGAGAAGAAGGGAGCGTGACCTATGAAGTTCGATCCGCGCCATAA